Genomic window (Dyadobacter fanqingshengii):
TCCCGTTTTCGTAAAAACTTTCCTTAAAATACGCTTCTCTTATAAACCCATGTTTAACCAAAATCTTTCTTGAAGCATCATTCTCCGGGCTGATCTTTGCCTCGATGCTGTGAAAGCGCATTTCTTGAAAACCATAACTTACAATCCGGTTCAAAGCTTCGCTCATGATCCCTTTAAACCAATGATCCGGATGGATCATGTAACCGATTTCGGCGCGATAGTTGTAGAGATCCATTTTATGAAATCCGATCGTGCCGATCAAAGTGCTATCGCTTTCCTTTGTTTCAATATCTCTTAGTGAAATGCCCCAGGTGATCCCGATTTTTTCCCTGAGATTTCTGTTGTAAGCGTCTATCAGGTCCCTGGCTTCAACCACAGATGCCAGCAACGGTTTACCAATGTACTGCATAGCCAGCGGATTGCTCCGTAATTTAAACATATCGTCCACGTGCTTATCGGACATGGCGTGCAGCAGCAATCGCTCAGTTTCTAATATCGGAAACGGGTCAAAATTTACAAATAACATTGTTTTCTAACTCCCTTTAAGTGCTTACCAACGCAACAACCTCCTTTGGGTTTTCTCAAAAATACAAAAACAACGCAATTATCGGCCAATCAAAGGACATTGCAAATAATCCGGGAATTTGGAACGCGTTTTGTTGCTTGTGGATTATAAATAGTAGTATTGCGTTAGCTACCGATTGCCTGTTTACATGAATTACCTCGACGAATTCAAAAAGTTTATTTCCAGTCATTACCTTTCGACAGGCGTAAGATTAACCCTTGGCGCGGTTGTTCCGAGCCTTATATTTCAACATTACGGCATACTTGGCGATATGATTGCGTTTCCGCTTGGCACGTTGCTGATCGGCGCAACGGATAACCCGGGGCCTTATCACAGACGGCGCAATTCGCTGATTATCGCGATTTTCACCTGCTTTGCGGTGGCTTGTATAACCGGCTATCTCCGACACATCCACTTTATCATATTCCTCGAAATCATCGTTTTCGGGATGTTTTTCTCGCTGGTCGGCGTTTATGGTAACCGGGTCAATAGTATCGGGCTTATCTCGCTGCTGGTATTTGTATTCAACATTGATGATCATTTGAGCGGTGATCTGGTTTTCAGGACAGCTGCTATCTTTGCTGCCGGCGGGATCTGGTATTTCGTCCTATTTATGATTTTGCAGAAATTACTGCCTTACAAGCTTATACAGCAGCTTTTAGGTGAAAACTTTGCGGAACTGGGCAAGCTCCTCTGGATTAAAGCGGGATACTATTTTGCGAAACCGGATTATGATGATCTGTTCAATCAAATGATCCATCAACAGGTTATCCTCCGGGAAAACCACGAAAACCTGCGTGAAATCCTGTTCAAAACACGCGAAATTGTTACTGAATCCACGAATAAAAGCCGGGTATTAATGCTGATGTTCCTGGATAGCATTGACCTTTTTGAGCGGATCCTCAACTCGCAGCAAAATTACACCAACCTTCACCGGGCTTTTGATCATACCAAAGTATTAAGGCTCTTTGGCACTTACATTATTTGGTTATCAGATGAAATCAAGCAAATTGGACTAGCTATTCAAAGCGGTTCGCCCTCCCACCCCAAACATGACCTGGACGAGGCGTTCAACAAGTGCCAACGGGCGTTTGAGACAATGCGCGAACATAAAATGACGCACGATAACATGGAAGACTTTATCATGTTGCGTCAGATTCTCAACAGCTTGCAGGATGTTACCGAGCGCGTTAAAAAATTGCATCGCGCCACCACATACGATGCGGATGTAAGCAAGGGATACAAATTAAATGTCGAAGCCGAGAATTTTATCCCAAAACAGGAATATCACCCGCGCATTCTCCTGGATAACCTTTCACTGAAATCGAGCCATTTCAGACATGCCGTGCGGGTAACGATCGGGCTTTTAATCGGATACATTATCTCGCTATTTCTTGAAGTAGGGCACGGTTACTGGATCCTTCTGACCATTGTTGTGATCCTGAAACCAGCTTTCAGCATTACTAAACAGCGGAATGTGCAACGGATCGGCGGCACGCTCGTTGGTGTTTTTACTGGATTTTTGCTGTTGTATCTGATTGAAGACGGCACCGCGCTTTTTATTATCATGATGCTGGCCATGATCCTGGCGTACAGCTTCTTGAAGATCAATTATTTCGTCGCTTCAACCACCATTACATTATATGTGATCCTTTCCTTCAACTTCCTGAATCCGCAGCAAATTACGGCGGTTTTGCAGGACCGGGTTGTGGATACGGTTGTTGGCTCCATTATCGCCTATCTGATTTCATCTTACGTCCTGCCGGTTTGGGAACATACGCAGATCAATCAATATATCCGGGACGCATTGAATGCCAACCGCAAATATTTTGATGTTGTGGCGGCAAAGTTCACAGGAAAGCAATTGGATATCAATGAATTAAAAATACTTCGCAAGGATGCGATCATTGCCATGGCCAACTTGTCTGACAATTTTCAAAAGATGCTTTCCGAGCCGAAACGTCGACAGCTGAACATGGAAGAATATCACCAGTTCGTGGCAACGAGCCATATGCTGACATCCTACATTGCTTCGCTCTCCACCTATGCGCAGACGTTGGAATATTCGGAGTTTTCGTTGGAATTTGAAGTAATGATCCGGCAGATTGACCGGCAGATAAAGGCCGCAACGGACATTATAGAAGGAAAGGCAGAAAACAGCTTCGAAATTGCCCGCGAATCATTGCCCCAGAATATGAAGCTGGTGGAACTTCTGGCCAAGCGAAAAAAGCAGATTAAGGAAATGGGGATTGAAAAAGCAGATCAGTCACCCGCGCGAAAAATGTTGTCCGACCTGAAAACGATCAACGGATTGTTTGAGCTGATCAGCACGATAACCATTGATGAAATTAAAATTCTGCAAAAAATTAAAACAGCAAAAACCTAACATTCAAAACAATGGCATCCCGATTATTCACTCCGCTTAGCATTAAAAATATTACATTAAAAAACAGGATCGTAGTCTCTCCTATGTGCCAATATTCTTCCGTGGACGGATTTGCCAATGACTGGCATCTGGTTCATCTGGGAAGCCGGGCAGTAGGCGGCGCGGCCCTGCTCATTGCCGAGGCCACTGCCGTTTCTCCCGAAGGTCGGATTTCACCGGAGGATCTGGGCATCTGGAAAGATGAGCACATTGCAAAACTGAAACAGATCACCGACTTTATCTCCGCCCAAGGTGCGGTGCCCGGCATTCAGCTGGCACACGCGGGTCGTAAAGCAAGCACATATCCCGCCTGGAAGGGTCGCGGACAAGTGCCCGCAAGCGAAGGAGGATGGCAAACATTAAGCGCGTCTGCAATTCCCTTTCACGGAAACGAGCTTGCGCCCCTGCCGTTGGACTTGGCAGGAATTGAGAAAGTGATTTCCGACTTTACGGATGCGGCTAAACGTGCATTACAAGCTGGTTTTAAAGTTGTGGAAATTCATGCTGCACACGGTTATCTGATTCACCAGTTCCTGTCACCGCTAAGCAATGTACGCACCGATGATTACGGTGGCAGTTTCGAAAACCGCGTACGCTTGCTGATCCAGGTCATTGATGCAATACAAAAAGAGTGGCCCGCTGATCTGCCGTTATTTGTGCGTATATCGGCCACTGATTGGGCAGAGCACGGCTGGGATGAAGACCAGTCGGTTGAATTGGTTAATTTACTCAAAACGAAGGGTGTAGACCTGATCGACGTTTCCAGCGGCGGATTGGTTGCTCATCAGAAAATCACGATCGGGCCTTCCTATCAAGTTCCTTTTTCCGCAAAAATCAAAAAGGAAACGGGTTCATTAACTGGAACTGTGGGCTTGATCACCGAGGCAAAACAATCGGAGGAAATCCTGCAAAATGGCGAAGCCGACCTGATCATTATGGCGAGGGAAATGTTGCGTGATCCTTACTTCCCCCTGCACGCAGCACATGAACTTGGCGAAGATATCGCCTGGCCCATTCAGTATGACCGCGCAAAGCCGACTAAATAACTCTTTGTCTGAATGTTACGCCAGTTATGTTAAATCCCCGCATCGCTCTTTTGATTGGACTTTTTAGCATTAGTATTTTTCCTGTTTTGGTCAAATGGGCGCCGGTTTCCGGGATCACTTCTGCGTTTTACAGGATGTTTTTTGGCGTGCTGTTTTTGCTGCCAGTCGTTATTGTGAAACGCAAGTTCACCTGGCCTGACAAAAGCCTTTGGATCCCAATCATCCTGTGCGGGATCATTTTTGCAACCGACATTGCGGTCTGGAATCTATCCATTCAATATTCCAATGCAACACAAGCAACGCTTTTGACCAACCTCGCCCCGGTATGGGTTGGCATAGGATCTTTCTTTTTCCTGAATGATAAACCAAAATTCAATTTCTGGATCGGGACATTGGTTGCGGTGGCGGGTATGGTGGTTTTAATAGGGCCTCAGGCTTTTCTGGATATGAAACTGGATAAAGGTTTTGCATTAGCTGTCCTTTCCGGAATGCTGTATGCGTCATATATGCTCGTTAGCAAATCCATCCTGAACCGATTGAACATTATGAGTTTCATGACAATCAGCATGACCATTTCCAGCATTTACTTATTTGTGATCTGCCTCGTTTTTGATGAACCTGTCTGGCATTTCACCCCGGTTGTATGGGGCGTTTTTGTCATTCAGGGATTAATATGCCAATTAATTGGTTGGCTGGCAATTAATTATGCCGTAAAGAAGATGGACGCAATGCGCGTATCGCTCAGCCTGTTAAGTCAAGCGGTTGTTACAGGGCTGCTAGCCTGGGCATTTATTGACGAGCAAATTACCAGGCAGATGATCATTGGGGGAATCGTCATTCTCGCGGGCATCGCCATTACATTCCGGAAATCTACAATCGCGCTGCAAAGAAAACGTAGGCCCACACAGCCGTAAGCGCAAATACAAAATGGGCAAGAAATAACGTCAGCAAATAAGATTTCAGGTCAACATCGGGCGGGAAGGGATGCACGGCAAAGAAAGTGAACCAGAACATGACGGCGATCATGCCGCTCGCCAGGCCTAAAATCAATCCATTCAGGAAATCTGGCTGGCCTACTCCAAGAAACCAGAGGATGTGATAGCAAAACACAAACGCGATCCCGATGATATAATGCGCCACAATTCCTGTAAAAATAGCCGTTTTGCTTTCAGATAAACCGCGGTCGTCCGTGGTTTGACAGGTGATCATGGTGCCTAGTATTTTGGTTACTTTCATTACTTTATCCGTGATGAAAGTCATCCCATACATAAAAAGCGTCATCGCCGCCGTTCCGACTATTCCGGACGCCGCAATGATAGCAAGCCACTCCGCATTGGGCAGTAATTGATCTTTCATGGAGGTATAATTTCGTTTAACGCTTCTCCGATATAAGAATTATACCAGCTCATTCACACGGTAGGTAAACGATGAAGGTTGAGCCAATTCCCGGCTTTCCTATCGCGTCGATAAGCCCTTTGTGGTTTTCAACAATTTTTTTACAAATCGCCAAACCGATACCGGTGCCCTCATACGCACTCCGATTATGCAGCCTTTGAAAGACCTGAAAAA
Coding sequences:
- a CDS encoding GNAT family N-acetyltransferase, producing MLFVNFDPFPILETERLLLHAMSDKHVDDMFKLRSNPLAMQYIGKPLLASVVEARDLIDAYNRNLREKIGITWGISLRDIETKESDSTLIGTIGFHKMDLYNYRAEIGYMIHPDHWFKGIMSEALNRIVSYGFQEMRFHSIEAKISPENDASRKILVKHGFIREAYFKESFYENGKFLDTEIYSLLNKTA
- a CDS encoding FUSC family protein; this translates as MNYLDEFKKFISSHYLSTGVRLTLGAVVPSLIFQHYGILGDMIAFPLGTLLIGATDNPGPYHRRRNSLIIAIFTCFAVACITGYLRHIHFIIFLEIIVFGMFFSLVGVYGNRVNSIGLISLLVFVFNIDDHLSGDLVFRTAAIFAAGGIWYFVLFMILQKLLPYKLIQQLLGENFAELGKLLWIKAGYYFAKPDYDDLFNQMIHQQVILRENHENLREILFKTREIVTESTNKSRVLMLMFLDSIDLFERILNSQQNYTNLHRAFDHTKVLRLFGTYIIWLSDEIKQIGLAIQSGSPSHPKHDLDEAFNKCQRAFETMREHKMTHDNMEDFIMLRQILNSLQDVTERVKKLHRATTYDADVSKGYKLNVEAENFIPKQEYHPRILLDNLSLKSSHFRHAVRVTIGLLIGYIISLFLEVGHGYWILLTIVVILKPAFSITKQRNVQRIGGTLVGVFTGFLLLYLIEDGTALFIIMMLAMILAYSFLKINYFVASTTITLYVILSFNFLNPQQITAVLQDRVVDTVVGSIIAYLISSYVLPVWEHTQINQYIRDALNANRKYFDVVAAKFTGKQLDINELKILRKDAIIAMANLSDNFQKMLSEPKRRQLNMEEYHQFVATSHMLTSYIASLSTYAQTLEYSEFSLEFEVMIRQIDRQIKAATDIIEGKAENSFEIARESLPQNMKLVELLAKRKKQIKEMGIEKADQSPARKMLSDLKTINGLFELISTITIDEIKILQKIKTAKT
- a CDS encoding NADH:flavin oxidoreductase/NADH oxidase, with product MASRLFTPLSIKNITLKNRIVVSPMCQYSSVDGFANDWHLVHLGSRAVGGAALLIAEATAVSPEGRISPEDLGIWKDEHIAKLKQITDFISAQGAVPGIQLAHAGRKASTYPAWKGRGQVPASEGGWQTLSASAIPFHGNELAPLPLDLAGIEKVISDFTDAAKRALQAGFKVVEIHAAHGYLIHQFLSPLSNVRTDDYGGSFENRVRLLIQVIDAIQKEWPADLPLFVRISATDWAEHGWDEDQSVELVNLLKTKGVDLIDVSSGGLVAHQKITIGPSYQVPFSAKIKKETGSLTGTVGLITEAKQSEEILQNGEADLIIMAREMLRDPYFPLHAAHELGEDIAWPIQYDRAKPTK
- a CDS encoding DMT family transporter; translated protein: MLNPRIALLIGLFSISIFPVLVKWAPVSGITSAFYRMFFGVLFLLPVVIVKRKFTWPDKSLWIPIILCGIIFATDIAVWNLSIQYSNATQATLLTNLAPVWVGIGSFFFLNDKPKFNFWIGTLVAVAGMVVLIGPQAFLDMKLDKGFALAVLSGMLYASYMLVSKSILNRLNIMSFMTISMTISSIYLFVICLVFDEPVWHFTPVVWGVFVIQGLICQLIGWLAINYAVKKMDAMRVSLSLLSQAVVTGLLAWAFIDEQITRQMIIGGIVILAGIAITFRKSTIALQRKRRPTQP